From a region of the uncultured Desulfatiglans sp. genome:
- a CDS encoding Efflux transporter, RND family, MFP subunit, which produces MNEERGKTRGRFAARRAGAVLALILAGGLLGWGAGRWFMPGDLHQAAREAPAEKERVHAGAEAATIWTCSMHPQIQLPEPGKCPICFMDLIPLKQEASEGSARSLREIRLSENARRLAQVQTSPVIRRTPDVETRLTGEVAYDETRLGAITARVGGRIDRLYVDYTGAFVQKGRPMAEIYSPELYAAQSEFIQAVKGLADLQENGLRLIRDSARRTADAAREKLRLLGMTRPQVDALAERGSPSEHVTLYAPLTGVVIRREVTEGVYVATGSPVYTVADISRVWVMLDAYESDLPWVRPGAAVQFRTEAVPGRSFSGRVVFIDPFLDERTRTARVRLEAENPDLRLRPGMIVRAVQRVEAAAASEDEAPLLIPASAPLLTGKRAVVYVALPGGEGLYEGREVVLGPRAGDWYVVREGLQEGEEVVTRGAFRLDSALQIQAKPSMMAPEPGAAPAGGHDHAMEGPKQGMAGARSRWSVSAPAEAGLRSLLEDGAALEGLLASGDLNAARGAFKEIHERIGAIAEEAPEGEAGLLWREWTMLIRNDSLLGSEAVDLGEARFLHGELFRHMARLAERLGPAAGEAPPGHPDVPHAFRRQLGDLVMAYVPVSEALAADDAEGARKRVHALLEVFREVDGGVLPGPARGVWEDAARRIEKGIHGMHGAEAIDDLRSAFEPVSSGLIAAVAALGVVMDQPVFEVFCPMAFEDRGASWLQLDEQVRNPYFGAAMLACGEVKRRVDQP; this is translated from the coding sequence ATGAACGAGGAACGGGGAAAGACCCGGGGGCGTTTTGCCGCACGCCGGGCCGGAGCGGTCCTGGCTTTGATCCTGGCAGGCGGCCTGCTCGGCTGGGGAGCGGGGAGGTGGTTCATGCCGGGTGATCTGCACCAGGCCGCCCGGGAAGCGCCTGCCGAGAAGGAACGGGTCCATGCGGGGGCGGAGGCGGCGACCATCTGGACCTGCTCCATGCACCCGCAGATCCAGCTCCCCGAGCCGGGGAAATGCCCCATCTGCTTCATGGACCTGATCCCGCTCAAACAGGAGGCCTCGGAAGGCTCCGCCAGGAGCCTCCGGGAGATCCGCCTCTCCGAAAACGCCCGCAGGCTCGCGCAGGTCCAGACATCGCCCGTCATCCGCAGGACGCCTGATGTGGAAACGCGCCTCACCGGGGAGGTGGCCTACGACGAGACCCGGCTCGGCGCCATCACCGCGAGGGTGGGGGGACGGATCGACCGACTTTACGTGGATTACACCGGCGCCTTCGTCCAGAAAGGCCGGCCCATGGCGGAGATCTACAGTCCGGAGCTCTACGCCGCGCAGTCGGAGTTCATCCAGGCGGTGAAAGGCTTGGCGGATCTGCAGGAGAACGGTCTTCGACTGATCCGCGATTCGGCCCGACGCACCGCCGACGCCGCACGTGAAAAGCTGCGCCTCCTGGGGATGACGAGGCCCCAGGTGGATGCGCTCGCCGAACGCGGGAGTCCCTCCGAGCACGTCACCCTTTACGCCCCCCTGACCGGGGTCGTCATTCGGCGGGAGGTGACCGAAGGGGTGTATGTGGCTACGGGCAGCCCTGTTTACACGGTTGCCGACATCTCGCGGGTCTGGGTGATGCTCGATGCCTACGAATCCGATCTGCCGTGGGTGCGCCCGGGGGCTGCGGTGCAGTTTCGGACGGAGGCCGTTCCGGGCCGGTCTTTCAGCGGCAGGGTCGTGTTCATCGATCCCTTCCTCGATGAGCGGACGCGCACCGCGAGGGTGCGACTCGAGGCGGAAAACCCGGATCTCCGGCTGCGGCCGGGAATGATCGTGCGGGCGGTGCAGCGGGTCGAAGCCGCGGCCGCTTCAGAGGATGAAGCGCCCCTCCTGATCCCGGCATCGGCCCCCCTCCTGACCGGAAAAAGAGCCGTCGTGTATGTAGCGCTCCCGGGCGGAGAGGGGCTTTACGAGGGGCGCGAGGTGGTCCTCGGGCCGCGGGCCGGAGACTGGTACGTGGTCCGGGAAGGGCTGCAGGAGGGGGAAGAGGTGGTGACGCGCGGGGCCTTCAGGCTGGACAGCGCCCTGCAGATCCAGGCCAAACCGAGCATGATGGCCCCGGAGCCGGGTGCGGCGCCGGCCGGGGGGCATGACCACGCCATGGAAGGTCCTAAGCAAGGGATGGCGGGAGCCAGGAGCCGTTGGTCTGTTTCCGCTCCCGCAGAGGCGGGGCTGCGGTCGCTGCTCGAGGACGGGGCCGCCCTGGAGGGCCTGCTGGCATCCGGGGACCTGAACGCCGCCAGGGGCGCCTTCAAGGAAATCCACGAGCGCATCGGCGCGATCGCCGAGGAGGCCCCGGAGGGCGAAGCCGGGCTCCTGTGGCGTGAATGGACCATGCTGATCCGCAATGACAGCCTCCTCGGCTCCGAGGCGGTGGACCTGGGGGAGGCCCGGTTCCTGCATGGCGAGCTTTTCCGGCACATGGCCCGACTGGCGGAGCGCTTGGGACCTGCGGCCGGCGAGGCGCCCCCCGGGCATCCGGATGTGCCTCACGCCTTTCGCCGACAGCTCGGGGATCTGGTCATGGCCTATGTGCCGGTCTCCGAGGCCCTCGCCGCCGATGATGCCGAAGGCGCCCGAAAGAGGGTCCACGCCTTATTGGAGGTCTTTCGGGAGGTCGACGGAGGCGTGCTCCCCGGGCCTGCCCGGGGCGTCTGGGAGGATGCCGCTCGGAGGATCGAGAAGGGGATTCACGGGATGCACGGCGCGGAGGCGATCGATGATCTTCGCAGCGCCTTCGAGCCGGTCTCGAGCGGTCTCATCGCAGCGGTTGCCGCTCTGGGGGTTGTGATGGACCAGCCCGTCTTCGAGGTTTTTTGCCCCATGGCCTTCGAGGATCGAGGCGCGTCGTGGCTCCAGTTGGACGAGCAGGTGCGGAACCCTTATTTCGGCGCTGCGATGCTCGCCTGCGGTGAGGTGAAACGGCGCGTCGACCAACCCTGA
- a CDS encoding conserved hypothetical protein (Evidence 4 : Unknown function but conserved in other organisms), whose protein sequence is MPADQEQFTLPIFFPDKPIALPVEAEEKDFMQKGTFKKVKPSNTRMYGPKGIIVCGYPAGEHALLLEFVKTAGMDERPVIFARTADASVCLKDLLSCSSGSGMGVPSEMPRALILSGFTQNELHRMMSAYRNAGLPAQLWATLTPISENWPLCDLLEELQREREAVLARRPTAPSHNR, encoded by the coding sequence ATGCCTGCAGATCAGGAGCAGTTCACGCTGCCGATCTTCTTCCCGGACAAACCCATTGCGTTACCTGTGGAAGCGGAGGAGAAAGACTTCATGCAAAAAGGAACATTCAAAAAAGTGAAACCGTCCAACACGAGAATGTACGGGCCGAAAGGGATCATCGTCTGCGGGTACCCGGCCGGGGAGCACGCCTTGCTGCTTGAATTCGTGAAGACGGCAGGCATGGACGAAAGGCCCGTCATTTTCGCCCGGACCGCGGATGCCTCGGTTTGTTTGAAGGACCTGCTCTCCTGTTCATCGGGTTCAGGGATGGGCGTCCCCTCCGAGATGCCGCGGGCGCTCATCCTGTCAGGATTTACCCAAAACGAACTGCACCGGATGATGTCCGCCTACCGCAACGCGGGGCTGCCCGCCCAGCTTTGGGCCACCCTGACGCCGATCTCCGAGAACTGGCCCTTGTGCGATCTCCTGGAAGAACTCCAGCGGGAACGAGAAGCCGTCCTCGCCCGCCGCCCGACGGCGCCATCGCACAACCGTTGA
- a CDS encoding exported hypothetical protein (Evidence 5 : Unknown function), producing the protein MIRPGKVLAVLAVFFFVFGVLPAAAEVEQEKCPIMGYKPTEKLFVDYQGKRIYFCCASCPETFMKDPDTYLQKMREEGIFLEDSPDAVPGRGPGDGSKGDLKGGR; encoded by the coding sequence ATGATACGACCAGGAAAAGTCCTTGCGGTTTTGGCGGTGTTTTTTTTCGTCTTCGGCGTTTTGCCCGCGGCAGCGGAAGTCGAACAGGAGAAGTGCCCCATCATGGGGTACAAGCCCACGGAGAAGCTCTTCGTGGATTATCAGGGGAAGCGCATCTATTTCTGCTGTGCGAGCTGCCCTGAGACGTTCATGAAGGATCCCGACACCTACCTGCAAAAGATGCGGGAGGAGGGAATCTTCCTGGAAGACAGCCCGGATGCCGTTCCAGGGAGAGGCCCCGGAGACGGATCAAAAGGGGATTTGAAAGGCGGCCGCTGA
- a CDS encoding Acriflavin resistance protein, which yields MKNDGQHIEKNDDSVAMKDQSSFVARIVDFCLRQRLVVILLTLLVIGWGVFTAPFEWESGIPRDPVPVDAIPDIGENQQIVFTEWPGRSPQDVEDQVTYPLTVSLLGIPGVRTVRSLSMFGFSSIYVIFEEGVDFYWSRTRLLEKLSSLPPAALPAGVRPTLGPDATALGQVFWYTLEGRDPEGRPAGGWDLDELRSIQDWYVRYALLSAEGVSEVASVGGFVREYQVDVEPDALRAYGVKFEQVLAAVKMSNLDVGARTIELNDVEYIIRGVGFVKRIPDIEGAVVAVREGVPVRVGDVARVAAGPALRRGALDKEGVEAVGGVVVARYGENPLAAIRNVKEKIAEISAGLPSRTLADGTLSKVTVVPFYDRSGLIAETLGTLNTALVEEILVTVIVILIAVMHLRSSLIVSALLPLAVLMCFIGMKLFGIDANIVALSGIAIAIGTMVDMGIIITENILKHLENDKTGGNRLTLIYRATVEVGGAVLTAVATTIIGFLPVFAMEGAEGKLFKPLAYTKTFALIASLIVALTILPTLAAMLMAHRRMLVRGVRRWLRPGLYAAAGIGVGFAVNGWLGFALLWLAARAALEGRLPAGPERWISRAENWLLIGLVMILLSEHWLPLGPETGSFRNFLFVFGLIGGLLALIGLFRLGYPRLLSWFLAWKGLFLILPAAVVLLGAMIWQGAPAMTSWLPEALRASPPFVALHHVFPGLGKEFMPPLDEGSYLYMPTTMVHASIGEVQEILALQDKAVSAIPEVAGAVGKLGRAETPLDPAPVSMIETVINYHPEYLTDENGRRLTFRFEPSGRDVFRDAGGRPVHAPDGLPYTVPGRYVRDADGALIPDPDGKPFRLWRPRLDPDLNPEREAWPGIRSPREIWDEIVRAAEVPGVTSAPMLQPIAARIVMLQSGMRAPMGIKIKGPDLETIEQVGIRMEGLLKQVPSIEPATVFADRIVGKPYLEIVVDREAVSRYGIMVNEVQEVIEGAVGGRTATVTVEGRERYAVRVRYQRELRDSVEALGRVLVASPVMGQHIPLEQLADIRYVRGPQAIKSEDTFLLGYVLFDMKPGFAEVDVVEQAARFLKGKERSGELVLPAGVSYRFAGSYENQVRAQKKLAVVLPLALLLIFIVLYLQFRSTLTTCMVFSSIFVAWGGGFIMVWLYGRPWFLDFSLFGVSMQSLFQVHPINLSVAIWVGFLALFGIASDDGVLMATYLDDSRAERPTDSIPAIRKAVVAGAVRRIRPASMTSATTILALLPILTSTGRGADVMIPMAIPSFGGMVFAMLTWFVVPVLYCMREEMRFRWSSRSPAKGFASSIQPAPRGQG from the coding sequence ATGAAAAATGACGGACAACATATTGAAAAAAATGATGATAGCGTTGCAATGAAAGATCAGTCCTCCTTCGTTGCGCGCATCGTCGACTTCTGCCTCAGGCAGCGGCTGGTCGTCATCCTCCTGACGCTTCTTGTGATCGGCTGGGGGGTTTTCACGGCGCCCTTCGAGTGGGAAAGCGGCATCCCCAGGGACCCGGTGCCGGTGGATGCCATCCCGGACATCGGCGAAAACCAGCAGATCGTGTTCACCGAGTGGCCCGGCCGTTCCCCGCAGGACGTGGAAGATCAGGTGACCTACCCCCTTACGGTTTCGCTCCTCGGCATCCCGGGGGTCCGGACGGTCCGCAGCCTCTCCATGTTCGGGTTTTCAAGCATTTACGTGATTTTCGAAGAGGGGGTCGACTTTTACTGGTCCCGCACCCGGCTCCTCGAAAAGCTTTCGAGCCTTCCCCCCGCAGCCCTCCCGGCCGGTGTCCGCCCCACCCTGGGGCCGGATGCGACGGCCCTCGGGCAGGTCTTCTGGTACACCCTCGAAGGGAGGGACCCGGAGGGGAGGCCGGCCGGCGGGTGGGATCTCGATGAGCTCAGGAGCATCCAGGACTGGTATGTGCGCTATGCCCTCCTTTCCGCCGAGGGGGTCAGCGAGGTCGCCTCGGTGGGGGGCTTTGTCCGGGAATACCAGGTGGACGTGGAGCCGGATGCCCTCCGGGCGTACGGGGTGAAGTTCGAGCAGGTCCTGGCCGCTGTGAAGATGTCCAACCTGGATGTCGGGGCGCGGACGATCGAGCTGAACGACGTCGAGTACATCATCCGCGGGGTCGGCTTCGTCAAGCGGATTCCCGACATCGAGGGCGCAGTCGTTGCAGTGCGGGAAGGCGTTCCCGTGCGGGTCGGCGATGTGGCGAGGGTGGCCGCGGGCCCCGCGCTGCGCCGGGGCGCCCTCGACAAGGAAGGGGTCGAGGCGGTGGGGGGCGTCGTTGTGGCTCGCTACGGGGAAAACCCGCTCGCCGCCATCCGGAACGTGAAAGAGAAGATCGCCGAGATCAGCGCCGGACTCCCTTCGCGGACCCTGGCCGACGGGACGCTCAGCAAGGTGACGGTGGTGCCCTTCTATGACCGCTCCGGGCTGATCGCCGAGACCCTGGGGACCCTCAACACCGCGCTCGTGGAGGAGATCCTCGTCACCGTCATCGTCATCCTGATCGCGGTCATGCACCTGCGGAGTTCCCTCATCGTCTCGGCGCTGTTGCCCCTCGCGGTGCTGATGTGCTTCATCGGGATGAAGCTCTTCGGCATCGACGCCAACATCGTGGCCCTTTCGGGGATCGCCATCGCCATCGGGACGATGGTGGACATGGGCATCATCATCACCGAGAACATCCTCAAGCACCTGGAGAACGACAAGACAGGCGGAAACAGGCTCACGCTCATCTACCGGGCCACCGTCGAGGTGGGCGGGGCGGTGCTCACCGCGGTCGCGACAACGATTATCGGCTTCCTCCCCGTCTTCGCCATGGAGGGGGCCGAGGGGAAGCTCTTCAAACCCCTTGCCTACACCAAGACCTTTGCGCTGATCGCCTCCCTGATCGTGGCGCTGACCATCCTGCCGACCCTGGCGGCCATGTTGATGGCGCATCGGCGAATGCTCGTGCGCGGCGTGCGCCGCTGGCTGCGGCCGGGCTTGTACGCCGCGGCGGGAATCGGCGTCGGGTTTGCCGTCAACGGATGGCTCGGGTTCGCACTCCTGTGGCTGGCCGCCCGGGCGGCGCTCGAGGGCCGGTTGCCGGCGGGGCCGGAGCGCTGGATTTCGCGGGCCGAAAACTGGCTCCTGATCGGCCTCGTCATGATCCTGCTCTCGGAGCACTGGCTGCCGCTCGGCCCCGAAACGGGGTCCTTCAGAAACTTCCTCTTCGTTTTCGGGCTGATCGGCGGGCTCCTCGCTTTGATCGGCCTGTTTCGGCTGGGTTACCCGCGCCTCCTTTCCTGGTTCCTTGCCTGGAAGGGCCTCTTCCTGATTCTTCCCGCAGCGGTAGTCCTTCTCGGCGCGATGATCTGGCAGGGGGCGCCGGCGATGACCTCATGGCTTCCGGAGGCGCTGCGCGCGAGCCCGCCCTTCGTCGCCCTCCATCACGTGTTCCCCGGCCTTGGAAAGGAGTTCATGCCGCCCCTCGACGAGGGCTCCTACCTTTACATGCCGACCACCATGGTCCACGCCTCGATCGGGGAGGTGCAGGAGATCCTCGCACTGCAGGACAAGGCGGTCTCGGCCATTCCCGAGGTGGCGGGCGCGGTCGGCAAGCTCGGCCGCGCCGAGACGCCCCTGGATCCTGCGCCCGTTTCGATGATCGAGACAGTCATCAACTACCACCCGGAATACCTGACCGATGAAAACGGGAGGCGGCTGACCTTCCGGTTCGAGCCCTCGGGCAGGGACGTCTTCCGGGATGCCGGCGGCAGGCCGGTGCACGCGCCGGACGGTCTGCCCTACACGGTGCCGGGGCGATATGTGCGGGATGCCGATGGCGCCCTCATCCCCGATCCGGACGGAAAGCCCTTCCGGTTGTGGCGGCCGCGCCTCGACCCCGATTTAAATCCCGAGCGTGAGGCCTGGCCGGGGATTCGATCCCCGCGCGAGATCTGGGACGAGATCGTGCGCGCGGCCGAGGTCCCCGGTGTGACCAGTGCCCCGATGCTCCAGCCGATCGCGGCGCGCATCGTGATGCTCCAGTCCGGCATGCGGGCGCCGATGGGGATCAAGATCAAGGGGCCCGATCTGGAAACCATCGAACAGGTGGGCATCCGGATGGAGGGGCTCCTCAAACAGGTTCCTTCCATCGAGCCGGCCACGGTCTTCGCGGACCGGATCGTCGGGAAGCCCTACCTGGAGATCGTCGTCGACCGGGAGGCCGTCTCGCGCTACGGCATCATGGTGAACGAGGTGCAGGAGGTGATCGAAGGCGCCGTCGGCGGGCGGACGGCCACCGTGACGGTGGAAGGCCGGGAGCGCTATGCCGTCCGGGTGCGCTATCAGCGCGAACTGCGCGACAGCGTCGAGGCGCTCGGCCGGGTGCTGGTGGCTTCCCCCGTGATGGGGCAGCACATCCCGCTCGAGCAGCTGGCCGACATCCGGTATGTGCGGGGCCCCCAGGCGATCAAGAGCGAGGACACCTTCCTGCTGGGCTACGTCCTCTTCGACATGAAGCCGGGCTTCGCCGAGGTGGACGTGGTGGAGCAGGCCGCGCGCTTTCTGAAGGGAAAGGAGCGGAGCGGGGAGTTGGTCCTGCCGGCGGGCGTCTCCTACCGCTTCGCCGGCAGCTACGAGAACCAGGTCCGCGCCCAGAAGAAGCTCGCCGTCGTCCTGCCCCTGGCCCTCCTCCTGATCTTCATCGTGCTCTACCTGCAGTTCCGGTCCACCCTGACCACCTGCATGGTGTTCTCCAGCATCTTCGTCGCCTGGGGCGGGGGCTTCATCATGGTCTGGCTCTACGGCCGGCCCTGGTTTCTGGATTTCAGCCTGTTCGGCGTCTCCATGCAGAGCCTCTTCCAAGTCCACCCCATCAACCTGAGCGTTGCCATCTGGGTGGGGTTTCTGGCCCTTTTCGGCATCGCCTCGGACGACGGCGTCCTGATGGCGACCTACCTGGACGATTCAAGGGCCGAGCGCCCGACCGATTCGATTCCGGCCATCCGCAAGGCGGTGGTGGCCGGGGCGGTCCGCCGCATCCGGCCGGCTTCGATGACCTCCGCCACCACGATCCTGGCCTTGCTGCCGATCCTGACCTCCACGGGGCGCGGCGCGGACGTCATGATTCCGATGGCGATCCCGTCCTTCGGCGGGATGGTCTTTGCGATGCTGACCTGGTTTGTCGTGCCGGTGCTCTATTGCATGCGTGAGGAGATGCGTTTCCGCTGGTCGTCGCGATCCCCAGCGAAGGGCTTCGCTTCGTCGATTCAGCCGGCTCCGCGTGGACAAGGATAA